The following are encoded in a window of Mycobacteroides chelonae CCUG 47445 genomic DNA:
- the nusA gene encoding transcription termination factor NusA: protein MNIDPAAVNLMAADKGITVDEAIDIIKSALLTAYRHTDGHEPNARIELDRKTGVVRVLARETDEDGNLITEWDATPEGFGRIAATTARQVFQQGVRDAENEHKFGEFSTREGEIVGGVIQRDARANARGLVVVRMGSETKGSEGVIPAAEQVPGEEYRHGDRLRCYVVGVSRGAREPLITLSRTHPNLVRKLFSLEVPEISDGSVEIVAVAREAGHRSKIAVASKVSGLNAKGACIGPMGQRVRNVMSELAGEKIDIIDYDPDPARFVANALSPAKVVSVSVIDEAGKAARVIVPDFQLSLAIGKEGQNARLAARLTGWRIDIRSDADAEN, encoded by the coding sequence ATGAATATCGATCCCGCGGCGGTAAACCTGATGGCTGCCGATAAGGGCATCACGGTTGACGAGGCGATTGACATCATCAAGTCGGCGCTCCTGACGGCCTACCGGCATACCGACGGCCACGAACCCAATGCGCGTATCGAACTCGATCGCAAGACGGGTGTCGTCCGCGTGCTGGCTCGCGAGACCGACGAGGACGGCAATCTCATCACCGAGTGGGATGCCACGCCAGAAGGATTCGGCCGCATCGCGGCCACCACCGCGCGGCAGGTGTTCCAGCAGGGTGTGCGCGATGCGGAGAACGAGCACAAGTTCGGCGAGTTCTCCACGCGTGAGGGCGAGATTGTCGGCGGTGTGATCCAGCGCGACGCCCGGGCCAACGCGCGTGGTCTTGTCGTGGTTCGCATGGGCAGTGAGACGAAGGGCTCCGAAGGTGTGATCCCGGCGGCCGAACAAGTACCGGGCGAGGAGTATCGCCACGGAGATCGGTTGCGCTGCTACGTCGTCGGAGTGTCTCGCGGTGCGCGTGAGCCGTTGATCACCTTGTCCAGGACGCACCCGAATCTGGTACGTAAGCTGTTCTCGCTCGAGGTCCCGGAGATCAGCGACGGTTCCGTGGAGATTGTCGCGGTGGCCCGCGAGGCGGGGCACCGGTCCAAGATCGCGGTGGCTTCGAAGGTGTCCGGACTCAACGCCAAGGGGGCCTGCATCGGCCCCATGGGCCAGCGCGTGCGCAATGTGATGAGCGAGCTTGCCGGCGAGAAGATCGACATCATCGATTACGACCCGGATCCCGCGCGGTTTGTCGCGAATGCGCTCTCGCCCGCCAAGGTGGTGTCGGTATCGGTCATCGATGAGGCGGGTAAGGCTGCGCGCGTGATCGTCCCCGACTTCCAGCTTTCTCTGGCCATCGGCAAAGAAGGGCAGAACGCAAGGCTTGCCGCGCGTCTGACCGGATGGCGCATCGACATCAGAAGTGATGCAGACGCCGAAAACTAG